The genomic interval CGCGGGATCGAAGCCGGCCTCGCGTCCCAGCGTCTCGCCGGCCAGATCGATCAGCGCGTCGATGCGCGGCGAAAGCTCGAGCGCGCGGCGCGTGGGCTCCAGCCCATGCGGGCGGCGGATGAAGAGCGGGTCGTCGAACAGGTCGCGCAGCCGGGAGAGCGCATGGCTGACCGCCGATTGGCTGAGGCCGAGCTCGCGGCCGACGGCGGTGGTGCGGCGCTGGCGCAGGAGGCCGCGGAAGACGAGCAGCAGGCCGCCGTCGATCCGCCGGATATTGTTGATGTCGATATCGGCCATGGGTGAATTCAACCGCGCAAGCGGACCGAAGTCGACGGAATTCCGCGGCTCAGGCGGGCTGGCGCGCGCCGAGCTTGCCGCCATCGAGCAGCTTGCCCTCGTGCAGGATCAGGGCGCGGTCCATCCGGCCGGCGAGTTCGAGATTGTGCGTCGCGACCAGGGCGGCGAGGCCCTCGGAGCGCACCAGATCGACCAGCGCCTGGAAGACGCCGACGGCGGTGCGGGTGTCGAGATTGCCGGTCGGCTCGTCGGCCAGGAGGATCTTCGGCCGGTTGGCGAGGGCGCGGGCGATGGCGACGCGCTGCTGCTCGCCGCCGGACAGCTGCGAGGGGCGGTGCGTCAGCCGCTCGCCGAGGCCGAGATAGGTGAGGATGTGCTCGGCGTCGCGCTCGGCCTGCGCGCGCGGCCGTCCCGCGATGCGCTGGGGCATGACGACGTTCTCCAGCGCGCTGAATTCCGGGAGCAGATGA from Rhizomicrobium sp. carries:
- a CDS encoding ABC transporter ATP-binding protein, which encodes MSEALRLENVTRTYTQGPATLEVFRDVNCTLRQGELVALVGPSGAGKSSLLHMAGLLEAPSSGEVYIGGVAASTLPDAERTRIRRDTIGFVYQAHHLLPEFSALENVVMPQRIAGRPRAQAERDAEHILTYLGLGERLTHRPSQLSGGEQQRVAIARALANRPKILLADEPTGNLDTRTAVGVFQALVDLVRSEGLAALVATHNLELAGRMDRALILHEGKLLDGGKLGARQPA